In Poecilia reticulata strain Guanapo linkage group LG11, Guppy_female_1.0+MT, whole genome shotgun sequence, the genomic stretch AAACCAACTTATGCCTCGagtgacttttcaaactctgacatttcccagttttttctaaaacaattctgagattttttagcagaaatataattgaaaaaaaaatctagaatatCCTCAATACGCTGAAATATGAGCTTCACCTTGTAAGCATCATTTATCAGCGTCACAACCTGCAGGGAGAAACAAATTCAACtcattttaaatacacttttgaataaaagacaaatttcagaaattttgcgttgacttttaaaaaattaaagttaaaatatgaaaaacgtTCTTGGttattataaatacataaaaatgaaacaatacaTGCAAACTGCACACAGAAAACTACCAGGAGACGTTTAAACAAAAGTAACAATACCcattttattatgtatttacacaagttttgatgttttatcTTACAAATGAAACATTCGTCATGTCTATGTCTACTCTTTTCTACAGTTTATCCCTGGAGAAACCAGCTTGGATCAGTCAGTCTGAAAATGCCGCCCAGCTGTTTGATTCTCAGTTCTTCTCATTTTCTCCCAGCAGCCAGTACGTCCTCATGCGACCTTTGCCCTTCACTTCGATCTCCCCTCTGAGCTGAAGCTGGAAGGAGCCGAACTCCTGCAGGACCTGACGAGTCGCCTCCGACACGTGAATCTTCAGGGCTGAGAGGGAAACATGTCTGACAttactgaactgaactgaatctaTTGTTTGTCACTGtgttatcttaaatgcaaaatgtttatatttttttgcacagttttggcttaactgcagctctgagtgtattgttctttcagaaaatgtcctctaattgagtctgtatactaaagttaacgattaatcgattgctaaattagttaattatttcaattaatcacgattaattgtttTGGTTCTAATtagtatttctattttttacataaattgtgTCCTAGGTTACATTTTTAGAGAAGAAATATGGCCAATATTAGCTTCTataataaatacagataaaaatagACATGAGCCAGTTAAACTCATGTGTAAGTGTGGATTTTATTATTCTGTGTGAGTTGAATTGTCCAACAGAAGATAAACAACCTttgtaaacacatttaatttgcatttgCCTAGTTATATTTAATGAATAGTGGTTCAACTTTGCATGGTGGTTCTGTAAAGTTCTAACTTCTGGGTTCTGTGGGtgtaaatgttgcagttttctgcTGATGCGTGTGCGGTTTCCTGCGGGTCTCACCCTCTCCTGTCGACTCCATGCGTGACGCCGTGTTGACCGTGTCTCCAAACAAACAGTACCTGGGCATTTTTAACCCGACCACACCTGCACACACGGTGCCTAGACGAGAACACACCAACAACTCAGGACATTGGAGTGTTTTCGCAGTTTGTTGTTAGGTTTGCGTGTGGCGCCGCCGCCGTACCGCTGTGGATGCCAATGCGAAGCCGCAGCTGCTGACTGGGTCGGTGTCGAATTTTGAAGCTCTTGACTGCGTCCAGCAGAGCCAGAGACATCCGGGCGACTTCCCGACCGTGTCGCTTGCCGTTCCTGACCGGTAGACCCGACACCACCATGTAGGCGTCCCCGATCGTCTCCACCTGAAGAGACCGCAGAAAATGAATCGTTTAACATTTAGCCTGAYTGGCAGCTATGGGGACATATCAgggcaaatgtaaaaaaaacaaaggagttCATTTAATTcttacattcatttaaaaaaatacaaggaaattttttttgaaacttctgagtttgaaaagtcaaaaaatttgctagaaattctgacattttgagattaattaaaacaaattctacaaaaaaatgcagaaatttctgagcttgaaaagtaaaaaaaaatgcgattaaaaatctgaaaatttctaGAAAGAAACTTGGAAGATTTGGGTTTCAAAAGTCGAACATTTTCGAGTTTGCTGGAGAAAATGGTAAACTTTCAAGCTCAAAAATTTTTACTAGAAAATTTCTATGATTTTTTTGGcggaaatgtacttttttttccaatctaaAAAAGCCCTGATACGCCTCGGGCCaggattttaaatcaaaacattagtTTCACCTTGTAAACATCAAAGTTGTCTATGATGGCATCAAAACACGTGTAGAGATCATTTAGCAGGGTCACAACCTGCAgggagaaacaaattaaatcattttaatacaaatgcaaaacagAGGAGCCagaagaagttttattttttcaataaaagacacattttcagacattttgtgttgaattttgaacaaaaaaagttaaaatatgaaaaatgttctctattattataaatatataaaaatataatgtaataCATTTGAAAGGAGGAAAGTTACTAGCTTGCAACAGTATCCAGACCTCTGGAAATACCAAATTCCTTTGtgtaaaaaccataaataaaatttgtggttcttacatttgtttttcaggataTTGTCCTTTGCATTTCTTGTTTATGTGTGTTATTATATACTGCTATCATGTtcgaaataaatgaataaaataaatattttgatgtgaaggggaagcaaattattttatatactttttaaaaaagtttcataTTAGGGGTAAGCATTTATCATATCGTTTATCATTTTCTTACCACgataataattttgatttattgctttggTGATAAATTGAATCTGAAAACGCCTAATTGAAAGGTTGACTCTCTTCACTGATTAGTTGGCTTCTGAAGGTATTTGTTTGCacttatttaggggtatcagagtaaaaaagGTTGGCAACCTATgcattatttcatgtttgtctatcacataaaatccccccaTTTTGTGTAAAAGTTGATTTGTCGTGATTTCCTTCGGCAGAAACAGGAAATCTGAGGTGTAGTTACTCTCTTTCTCCACTAGATGTCAGTCTAGTTTTAATCTCCCGGTGTTCTGCTTCATTTCCCTCCAGTTAGGCGCTGGTTTCTTGGTTTCCACCGACCTGCAGCGGCGTGCTCTCTGCAGACAGAGCGGTGAAGCCGACGATGTCGCTGAAATAGATGGTGACCGAGTCGAAAGCTTCGGCCTGAACCGTCTCGCCTCGTTTCAGCTGGTCGGCTACCGAGCTGGAACCCAAAAATAGAATTATTGCAGCGCATTGTTGCTGCAGAAAACACTTAATGCGCACAGTTGATCCGTGGAGGATATTTACTGTGGTAGTATCTGGTAGAGCAGAGCCTCGGCTTTGCGTTTCTCCTCGTTATAAGCTTGAGTTCGCTCCTCCACCAGCTCCTCCAGGTTGTTGGCATATTGCTCCATGCGAGACAGAAGGTTGTCCAGGATGTTGGAACCGTAAcctctaaaaaaacaaacaaccaacaagaaaacgaatgaaaaaacagctttattttatattaaaatgtttttcccttgattgtttttgataatacattttatgttttaatttaaaaatcactCAAATATCATATAGCAAGCCTTTTTTCCTTTAAGACATTAAGAGTAGACTCATTGTGTGTCACATAGAAATCAAATTACAACTGGCTGAGTTGTTTGTAATAATCAATAAGCAGTTAATAATGTGTGAatctttaattttaagaaaGGACCAACCAAGAACGGGATTTGCtttcttataaaaaaacaacGGTTGCTTCATTTTTATCTCATAGTATCGTTTACTGTGGTGTCTTTGGTCAAATTAACTTGAACTGAATTGAGGTGTTCTGGCTGTGccttaaattttaatatttgtcgGATCTCATTGATTTTTCACACTCAAAAACTCAAACGAacattctgttttctgtcaaaccttttccttccactaaactttttattaatacaCATGGAGACACCACTCTGAATTAGCAGCGACCTTTTAGTGGAGGATCTCGACGACAGTCGAACATCAACATAATTCtgtataaaaagtatttttgtgattaTAACTTACTCAAActcatttttggttttattttaattagccATAATGAAACAACAATTAAATATAAGAAtaattattattgattattaataTATTCTGATGTGTATTTACTATAAAGtccagttttcctgtaacagtaagttgttgctccaccattagcacatcgAGCAGCACCTACATGAGAATGATAGACAGCTCTAaggcctcctggctctgattggttgtttttgaccaggatTGGTGCATTCGTTCTTAGTTAgactttctcctttttgtttatttatgttaataaacattttttctaaatgtaacttttcGTTATTTTCGGTAGTTTTAGTTAACtctaaaatgttgatttttccaTAACAGGTTAATTTTGTTAGTTTCAAATAGTAAGATAAATGAACCCATCCTGGTTCATTCGTCTGAATGAATGTGGTTTCCCCACCTGTGCTGCTTCCTCAGGAGGATCTTGATGGTATTAAAGTCGGGCCTCTCGTTGGGCTCCTCGCTCCAGCAGCGCTGCATGAGGACCCCGAGCTCCTCGCTGTGGCTGTGGAAGCAGAGCGAGGGCCGCAGCGGAGGGACGCCGCCCTGGATCACCGCCTGGACGATCTCTGTTACACGCAGAGGCGTTGAGTTAGAACAGCCGGGTTACAGCGACACAACAACAACCAGATCTACATGTTGCCTCTCTACCTGTGGACCATAACAGACGAgtactaataaatatttatggcTCTGGTTGCCGTGGAAACCCACCTGGACGTTCCAGACTCTGAAACTCAATAAGAATCAGTTCCTATTGAACGTCACTCTGACAACTCGTTGCCTTAAGCGCATCACCTGGAGGAAGTTGCATCAAAAACGTTTTGACACGTCGGCCAAAATTATCTAAAATTTAGAgttatgaattaaaattaataatgattattaaaaagtactaattccactggcagattatttcctcttataacgagacatttttcccatgttataagtgaattaatctgcTGGTGGAACTAGTAActtcataaatattaaagaattattgacttaaaacaagctcctgtatctgtACCTTTGCCGTGTTTGGTACATGTTTTTAACTGTTATCATAATTAATGTTGTGTATTGCTGAAGCGGACCAGGCAGCGACATGTTCACTCCAGAAGCGGAGATAACACCTGACGCCAAGCGGCCAACGAGGCGAAGGGTTAACGACGTGCCTACGGCGAAGGCCCGTCCAGCTGCCAGGCAGGAATGTAAACAACCCGACGCTTTCATCGCGTTTGTGTTTCAGCTCAGAGATTAGAGGCTGGCTTCGGCGCTGACCTTTGGGAGAGAGGGAATGCGAGTCGAGGTAGAAGACTCCCTTCAGCAGAGCGACCTCCTGCAGGATCACACCAAAGCTGTAGACGTCGCCCCGCTGGGTGCCGCTGCAGGGCGGGCACTCCATCCTCAGCAGCTCAGGAGAAGTCCACAGCTTTCCTAAACAgttcattcataaaataaaaccatactatttaactggaaaaaaatgttcttttagaGCGCTTAGCAAAAGTATTGACATCTTCTTGAAATGTAGTCACTTTATGGACAGAAAGATCCACATTTTATGTGTATCCAACGCAAAAATCTTACACAAAATGCTGACAATCTCTTCTTGTTACATATATTTATCTAACAGGGTTGtcttttaacaatattatagtttcaaagtttgtcaaaattgtttatttatttattcttcaaattCGTCTTGTTGAGTCAAAAAGTAACTTTTCCTGCTACGCTGCTCTTGGCAGTTGGCGGTCACCGTAGCAACCAGTAACCGACAGCTCCCACCCTGTTTTCGGTTGCCGTCGGTAACCTTTAGGACCATCAGTTTTCGGTTGCCGTCGGTAACCTTTAGGACCATCAGTGTTTTCTTTACCAGTGTTATATTTAGATCAATTTAATTATACAGAGttttatgtgtaattttgtcacattttgtatAAGTTTTTAACTGTTATCGCAGTTAATGTCATGCATTtgagacatgttttattttataactgtCAGCTGTTCATTGGGAACCATTGCTATGTAGTAGGGACTGTTTAAAGgtgatttattgtattttgaatTAAGTAAttccataattatttttattgaaataaagtacttgttccattgacagattatctcacttataacaagacattttccccacgttataaatgaaataatgacaatatttataaatattcaagaattactgatttaaaagagctcctgtatcttgttgaaaagttacttgtaagttagttttgtcttatttcaagtaagatgtttgcactagaaaggatacttggtgagattttgtgtttttgcagtgtacagaCTTTACTTGTAATCAGGCTAAAATTGTTACAGACATACTTTTGTATGTCTGTAACACAGCAGACCATTGTAAAGTTCCTCAAAACTTTACAATGGAATTGtaaagtttttgtctttttatttttgaagcgTTTCTAATAAGCAGAACCATCACAGAGACTTTTCTGAAAAGTCGACTTTGCTGCACTCAGATCAGCTTGTACCTGAATTATTAACCTTGGCTAaacatggaccttaccacaggggccgcgtttcattggctaatgcccattttacgtcacagcgcagctaccacatgcgtgaccgtctcacaaacacaagctacagtagtaaacaaatgctaatgtacattgtggactagcagaccggcagaaagtttttgcgtcaggactcgaaaaagaatggttctccaccgtcagtggggtatttgtacaggcgatgtcgggtatcctgatcgtatttgtggaactaaaattcacagatttccaaaatctgaaacggaaagtcttgcttggatcaaagcttgtgcacgaccacatttgcagctcaaccgtcgtaggatcaataagaacaaagtgtctgctggtgtaagtattattgctttgctttctttttgtttagtgaataaaaaaaagaaagtcaataataaacacatccattatgaaaactctttagccaagtacagcataatggcagtaccgatacaacttctacaccctgaagcctgtctgttacagccttacgttagctgaacagatcaatatgcaatgtgtaccgtatgacatacattaaagattttattttaccttaaaaggctttttactaaactgtaattgtgttagccacgctGATCGTGTTAGCttccgagtaccgtgtatcaggcctaggcacatgcgaacatttgccaacagaaatcaccctcaaaaccatgaatgcccgacttacccagccttgcaagaacaataggcgtcagtgatcttgtccacagctatatttatgctgagggtctgaggatctgctgtgttcctcatcgaccggtagcatttagctgtgatgcgcacaatcttggaggcatcgcgtggctcaaacaccttgatgttgtccaaaaaagatgacatgaacttgttggttccattgtcgtggctgatattttgtgaaaatccggcagaaatgctacactaattgacacagaaatactctgcagagagtcagtcgaaatgaaagacaccatgtttacacatagaaactaagctccacgaggttttgtttgtgagacatgcagtcacgtgagactttcgaggggcgtttctgggcggagcttggtaaggtccattagcaagcgttttgaaagaaagtgacccaaCTCCTGTTCTTTAactgagaataaaaacaatttgaaaactcTTCATTTAATACAGCAAATATTCAAAGTCCTTTTgaagttttgtatttatttcaacaaaaaaatcttgactgtttttttttgttgctttattttagtttcactttcatCTTTCTGGCCCGTGAAAACTTTTGAGTCAACTTCTTTTGATCAATAACtgtaaaaagttcaaggggtgtaaatatttttccgATGCCCTGTGCGCTGTGCTGTGAACTGGGTAGTGTGTGTTTTGTTCGTACGTGCGTAGAAGGCGTGAGTGTCTTCAAGGAAGCTACTGGTCCGCAGACTCTGCAGCCCGTAGTCTGTGATCTTCAGCACAAACCGACTGTCCACCACACAGTTGGAGGACTTCAGGTTGCCGTGGGAGACTATGACGCTGTTGTGGAGGAAGGCCATTCCCTGCACAGacataatcattaaaaatgattggAAGCTGGGTGATTGATTGTAAATATATGGTGTAGATGGGAAATAACTGGTGCATGCAAAGGCTGTCAAAtgctaaatgtgaaaattaCTGGCTTGGTGAAGTAGATGAATTactgaattaattaattattgctGTCAGAAAAACCAGAGTGGCTGCAGTAGAGAGCTTTAACATTTCTCTAGttgactgaaaaatattttaaaatataataataatacatatatACTTTATGTACAAGTATAGCTCAAAAATATTGGGAACAATTTCAATATTTGCTCTCATTTTAGAAAATGACATTCAAACATTATGTAGAATTAGAGGTGCAACTAAAGGTCATTTTAGTAATCAGTTatgttattgattattttgataatttattgaataaaataactggcatattatgtaaatgtttagttttgggtggaatattttttacaaagaaggttttttattatcttaaatgaaaaaataaaaaaaattgtacagtTTTGGATCAATTTCTGCTCTGAACATGTTCTTTCACAAACTGTCATTTTTTGATTCTGTGTACTTCAGCTAactattaatcaattattgaattagttgagttttatttcaataattgatttgtCACTATTAATCTGATTGATCATCTCAGCACTATAGAATCATCAGCCATAGAGGAAAGTATTTCAACCCTTCATATCTGATATTTTTGATGGttataaaactcaaaatttaaTGTCTTCAAATATAGGATATTGCAAAAAAAGTTGGAGAATATTTACAGAAAGttaagtagaaggaaaaagtgaagcagcaagttttttttatctgtactcgtctgctttaaaaacaaaataaatatgaatattagGCTGTTATatcagtccttttttttttttttttgcatcgtCCAACAGTTTGTCACCGAGCAGAATCGGTGAGTTTGGTTGAGCGGGTCGTTACCTTGACGATATCGGTGATGAGCGAGTATCTGAACATCCAGTCCAGTGTGATGCCATCGCTCTCCATCAGgtcctggaagaaaaaacacacgCAGCTTCATCCTGACCCTCTGCTGttttaatcatcatcatcatcatcatctgtgtGGGCTCGTGAAGCAGCCAGCGGGTAAAACCCCGCAGACGACGCCGACAAGTTAAACAAGCGCGCCCACGCTGCGGCAGCACCACCAGAGTCGTGTCTGGAGTACGGGATGTTATTTCTGCCTCACTGCAGTCAGAGAGCGAGTAGAAAAAAGTCTTAAAGtccaaaaaatttaaacatCCTGCAGCTTATCTGTGCAAAGACAGCGCTTTGAAGTAGGGCTGAAACTTCATTTTGAACATTAGTCGATCAATTAGATAAAAAATGGGGACATTCTGCAGATTATTCAATTAACCACTTAAGACGTTTTCATtaacaatacattaaaaattaaataaccaaataattaaattcattttttaaataagaatataaactttaattgcctaaaatgcagtaacaGTGTTCCTTTAGTGCAGTGGTCCcaaaactacggcccgcgggccggatccggcccgcctccacgtttggtccggccccctgaacaataccagagagcattcaaatattttttcatatattgtattttccggtttatacgtggatttttcttcaaccaccagggggctctttagcaggaagtgtgtcctgtaaactgtgggtgttttgttttgcatggcgcattgctgccatctgttggacttttagggaactgcttgacttttatgttatttaatgaGTACGGTTGTTTTCTACCGGTAGAGCAGATAGcaaacacgtgtttgttatgaacgccgtaTTCTAGGTGAATTCTTcaaagcaatgcctgtaagtagcagcttatactattcaaaacgagcctttatgttaacatatgaggaattcatatgttaaagttactttccctcaatggaatactagtcagtcccagtgaccgtttcactaacggtttttgcccatgtgctttctgggtaaaattCAATCGAGAAACGCGCCCCCTGgaccccccttttttttttttcactttttctattacaaactgactccggccccccactcCGCGctgcagaaaagctgcagcGCGGAGACTTTTTCTCGCAGTAAAACTGTTCTGAGGTCGTTTCAGTGAGGAAATTTGCAGAAGGACGGTGAACCTCTTCGCAGATGTTCctccactaaaaaaaaacccgtcTCCGTCCTCTCAGGGCAGAAAATAACTCACTCCGCTCTTAAATTCAGCGGTCATCTGGCAACAACCCAAACCCCATGCAGCCCACAGCAGCTGTTGCTAGGTTACCCTGCTGGCAGGTTGCTAGGTTACAGTGTTGGGAGATAACTGTAGCTGTGCAGAGGATTTCTGCAGAGCTGAAGGTATAAGAGGCTGATGTGGACGGTGGGTCATGGAGGATGATGGGTAAAAATAATGCAGTGATTCAGACACAGAGACGATTCTGTAACGTTTTAAAGCTTTGAGcagaagaaaagtttaaaaccttcttttgttttgcttttttggatcatttttaagCCCAGATCAGGTCTCCTAACCCAGACCCTTAAAGCTGCTACCTagacttttctgtaaaatcagtCAAATTGCCTCAGATGTATCTCGTGGACAGTAGAATAACATGACatggtacatttttaaatttgttttgctgttttgttgtaaattactTTTCAAACAGTACCAAAAACCTCACATGgctctgatgacatcacagaagGCAGTGTTAGTCAaaactttctttatttaaattgaaaatggaGAAGTAATTTTCAATTGATTCTGTTTTTCCCTGCACAATAAGAAACTCAATATGAAATATTGTTAttcaaatctattttttaagtACAAAACCGATCTGTCAATCATCATAGATCTGAAACAGAAAGATGTTCGCTgctctaatttttattttttttctacttactTAGTGTAGAAGGTTTTTTCTGCAACAAGAATAATATGAAGATTATGTTCAATGTGTTTTGATTGGGTGCCAAGTctgcttttgagtaaaagtttCTGTATGTAatataataaagttaaaataaagtaaaaaaatatgattaaaaacagacaatttgtgttttagctaaaatgtttaattaaaagaaatatttacctGGGGAAAATTAAATCTCATCCTTAAAGATTAAAAGTTAATCTATTTGCATCAACCTCCTGTTGAGGGCCGCACAGAATCCTCCCATGGCCTGCATGAGACCCGTGaaccgcactttggacacccctgatcttttctgagtttttcttatgtttttttgcctgttttttgttCAATTTGACTGAAATGAGTAAATAAGGGTTGGAGTTATTTAATCTGGTCAGAATATGTGACAAATTTTTAGCCAACCAAAGACAATTTAGctaaaaatagagaaaagacGTTTCTGCCGTCAGTTTAAACagctcaaaaagtaaaaactaacaaactgagaatgaaaaatatttaaatcaggtTGAAGAGTTGATCCAAATCCTTGTAAATGTTGATGTATTTGCTTTTGGGACAGCAAATGTAAGCTAAAAATTtagatgtttaatatttttctttgagctGAATCTAAGAAGTGTTTGTGTCCAGCGGGTTGGTCGGTGTGCAGGTGTGTGGGTTCTACCTGCAGGCTGCCTCTGGGGCAGTACTCTGTAATGATGCACATGTTCGGCGGGTCGAGGCAGGCTCCAATAAAACGAGTCAGATGTTCGTTATGAACGTCTCGCATCTGCAGAAGACAAGAGACTGAAATCACATCAAAGCCGCCTGGAACCAGGAGAGTTTAAAAATAGAGCGGATCCTTACGTGCTTGAGCTCGAACAGAACCTTCCTCGTCAGCTCGATGCGCTTCTTGTTGATATATTTGATGGCAGCCAGATTTCCCTGAGAGGAAGAAAATTCTTGTCTTCATCGTCTCACAGCAGATTTACAGATTAATGTGCTGCGACTCTCACACACCTTGTAGTATCCAGTTTTAGTGTAGATCTGAAAGTTTCCCTCCATGGTCATCAGAGAACCCAAGTTTGATcctttctggagaaaaaaacaaaaatatgatcaGGGTAAGTAAAACAGTTCATCTGAAATGACTGAAAGTTAAGGAAACAAAACCCGTTTTATGTAAAGGAAGGTTTCAACAGTGacgtgcaaaagaaaaaaaagttcaaaattaagataatttaaatatcaccaaataaataaacatagtTATAACAACAAATACTACTACTAATactaatactaataataataataataataataataataataataataataatgagattacatttttttattttaatgtttatgtaaaagaaatgtacaaatatttttaaaaattaaaaaatcctcaaaatgtaaaataagtcgatttaatttttatcttacaattgtctgcacaaaaaaaacaaactttttagatttttttacttcagttttgtACGTTGAAGCATTAAAGCCAGAATaaaattttctctttcttcaactatgaaaataaagtcatacaataataagattttaataaaatgagaataatgtcataataaatataagaaaaaagtcAAGTCAAAAGAACATGAGAATATTGCTAATCTAACTAGAATAAAGTTACAATCATTATCTGactaaagtaatatttttatgaaaactactttatgagaaataataaaagattaaaatgaggaatgttgaacATCCCAACAATCTAGAAAAGTTATAATTTGGTTTTACACATATTGAAATACTTCAGCATCAAAATATGatcagcaggactttgaaattATTATGCAAATAACTATTTGACTAATTTATGTTTTGAAGGAAGAATAATAAGGACCTGCtggtcatattttattaaaacaactttattcttgtaattaaaaaatattctagtTCTAATGCTCCATCACAGTTTGCAGGTCGACTTATTTaggttcattttgtcattactGACGGTCTTgcataaacatttcaaaataaaagccataaTAGAACGTGCTAAAAGCTTCATGTGGAACCGCAGtaagaggaaccagaacccggACGTTTAGATACTGTAAATGAACACACAGATGTTGACGCTGCTTAACGGCGCGTTGTTTTGTACCAGAGACATGGTGAGGCGGCTGCAGGTTCTCCGCAGGGATTTCTCCAGGTTGGTCATCTGGATGTCGTCCCAGGAAACTCTCCACAGCTGGGCCACCAGCTCGTTCTCCAGCTTCAGCTTCCTATCCaacagacaggaggacaggtgtgtgtgcgtgtgtttgcagAGCTGGTGATGTATTAGTGTGTGTTAAAAACAAGGGGAAACACTGAGAGAGGCGACAGGAGAGGTCACCAGAGAGAAGAGACGGAAACGATTTCTGAGGTCAAAACAAGTTCTG encodes the following:
- the npr1a gene encoding atrial natriuretic peptide receptor 1 — its product is MLPRLCLLLLLFLPLIQSDDCVFASGNATDGRQTVTIAAILPKTNTEYPWSWLRVAPALYQAISRVNCDPWLLPGLKLHLVNGNSENTDGYCSDSMAPLVAVDLKLAHDPWAFIGPGCEFSSSPVARFTTHWDVPMVTAGARATGFKFYAAVTNTGPTHAKLGEFSLKFQQEFDWMRHVMLVYTDNNKDSNYDRPYYFTVEGVYEMLRDQNITAYDYSLETDINYKLAVQKIRDNGRVVYVCCPRDILRNLMVQFWKDRVDLEDFVFLFIDLFAEGLSGGRNDVQRPWYRGDQDDHAAKMAFRSVKVLTYMEPQNQEYLKFVEDLKRDAKESFNFTIEDSLYNLIAADFYDGVMLYAQALNETLSQQASGPGPIQRPKGDLVTRRMWNRSFSGVSGEVKMDKVGDRETDFAVWDMTDPESGEFQVVSVYRGSSKSLDKSNIRWPGGKIPVDMPECGFRNDHPTCLARTVTMHQMVAIVICFVFIIIVTITVFIYRKLKLENELVAQLWRVSWDDIQMTNLEKSLRRTCSRLTMSLKGSNLGSLMTMEGNFQIYTKTGYYKGNLAAIKYINKKRIELTRKVLFELKHMRDVHNEHLTRFIGACLDPPNMCIITEYCPRGSLQDLMESDGITLDWMFRYSLITDIVKGMAFLHNSVIVSHGNLKSSNCVVDSRFVLKITDYGLQSLRTSSFLEDTHAFYARKLWTSPELLRMECPPCSGTQRGDVYSFGVILQEVALLKGVFYLDSHSLSPKEIVQAVIQGGVPPLRPSLCFHSHSEELGVLMQRCWSEEPNERPDFNTIKILLRKQHRGYGSNILDNLLSRMEQYANNLEELVEERTQAYNEEKRKAEALLYQILPHSVADQLKRGETVQAEAFDSVTIYFSDIVGFTALSAESTPLQVVTLLNDLYTCFDAIIDNFDVYKVETIGDAYMVVSGLPVRNGKRHGREVARMSLALLDAVKSFKIRHRPSQQLRLRIGIHSGTVCAGVVGLKMPRYCLFGDTVNTASRMESTGEALKIHVSEATRQVLQEFGSFQLQLRGEIEVKGKGRMRTYWLLGENEKN